In one window of Microplitis demolitor isolate Queensland-Clemson2020A chromosome 4, iyMicDemo2.1a, whole genome shotgun sequence DNA:
- the LOC103576535 gene encoding uncharacterized protein LOC103576535 — MNKILLLTTFFFLSIEIICSDHLTVFREELRYTYYRYNLRKPPSHQILCINDNPRDAVIWNNHLEWNFESDTNKESSFAELSNNGVANGGNEQCGFNIDFSECFSAWTQNDSHWSSISSFDVPMGPVYDTRWEHFKEYFKLDPSHVGYSLIKTTGEDNSSYFVFHKNDALVVSIRGSANAQFLICKSRDIYRDFCYWLIIGGWHNTITAIRKCENGIPLGVPSPGSNCSILRASVAKHFPLSAFEWKTFIITWEAESQTIKLFDPNKMILSYTDSDYSLSASENHIYHVFYGNPDRTIPMLFRFHEYNYILTTQMEAKLTSPPLTADHFHEICVDMLVGLCTDCELIINLIDGNATKQVTKTFTTSPDYQHLEHGLPMWNYARFNASNADRYSPPITLEIITKSKNGSDSIQVGHWALSHFEKCLPQGTVKRLSMTSVSRKRYRDPVYNRDPYYWWPNVTCQKFSYNQREAGVVSSILSALDSRNNFTDNDFNLCPALKIGPYCATFCNQYFSDNCEFVSMCNQHGCFCTQGHTGDRCGNPCERGWYGFGCLRSCSNCMFNSCDSYDGKCEGECIQVPNRFYIPPYCNIVIESPLAPFINSLNETSVELFVPETNKYDNVFLLYIFEIKSWMGGSQIKISIENVIDIDNTKTKVYSEVFSNLTAGTEYSMQTLVTIHYAETKYKHMESGWKSFTTLCNWDKNFEIEFSERSIVVNRILEEKIYPCPDQWYLVNLSMIFPNSNKSFPVDTKNVAPRFPMLFSNLKPSTNYSICIYSKDKKFYFHQNISTYEAEPSEVGFLRAESISSRQAVIKWYPPFDKNGVLRGYNLTIRVLRYKNCWYRHIDTPLNLMTSRSFYANHTESYKIEYAMSDLVPYVMYEVTVRAYNSKLGLESKINFTTDELEIPTEVFSNLKFEKNIISWQKPADCTTVTGAILSARLFLIGLSENVKNFSYQVDTTSSFKIDLTDIKEIYGDEQYRVRIHVLHYPKRIHNETAYTEISFKTDPRPPPRVEKIEIVEINQQEQTMLLRWQKPLPPTNGEISYYTVRFSGKNIETADIAHVYPNETCRLWYDSLCTIIEQPFGAREYIEVRAYNKGVNEGGDVNTVEYQHHEGAPSAPEIISIEEIDKGVIDLRWKHPSKTGGPMKSFVIIVKIVSSRLEKLKNNLNKTFQEINFPIPEYKIDYSTHLNLLTSTEFIISIHGVTKLQSGSKSDINIKTSSKFAFEFEPRIVANNELSTINVAIPPITNNTVDSVLYVVVKGASRCSQATILDPTVSNDFGLDYQEPAWLAASFLAQKKENRIFTVGDGQIYNSNINCPLHKGVSYTVMLIVRDNGTNAKSMYTIIWESDIFKFEEAIKYLHIIWIIPLTILLIIIIGGICFFIKKRKAKYLATKSEPFSVHLNTKKLNEYVVQKDVLSSEMMDHQELISLSSVNSIEEINQLYGFEVPNENIFN, encoded by the exons atgaataaaatactgcttttaacaacttttttctttttatctattgaaattatttgtagtGATCATTTGACAGTTTTTCGCGAAGAGTTACGTTATACTTACTATCgatataatttaagaaaaccTCCGAGTCATCAAATTCTTTGTATTAATGATAATCCTCGAGATGCAGTTATTTGGAATAATCATTTAGAATGGAATTTTGAATCAGATACCAATAAAGAATCGTCATTTG CAGAGTTATCGAATAACGGAGTAGCGAATGGTGGCAACGAACAATGTGGATTCAATATTGATTTTTCGGAATGTTTTTCTGCTTGGACTCAAAATGATTCGCATTGGAGTTCAATTTCTTCATTTGATGTACCAATGGGACCAGTTTATGATACACGCTGGGAAC ATTTCAAAGAATATTTCAAACTTGACCCAAGCCATGTAGGATATTCTCTAATTAAAACAACTGGAGAGGATAATTCTTCGTACTTTGTATTTCATAAAAACGATGCTTTGGTAGTTTCGATTCGGGGATCAGCGAATGCACAGTTTTTAATTTGCAAAAGTCGTGACATCTACAGAGATTTTTGCTATTGGCTCATTATTGGTGGTTGGCACAACACTATAACGGCAATAAGAAAATGCGAGAACGGAATACCACTAGGAGTTCCAAGTCCTGGATCTAATTGTAGTATATTAAGAGCATCTGTAGCTAAa CATTTTCCGCTTAGTGCCTTCGAATGGAAAACATTCATTATTACATGGGAAGCCGAATCACaaactatcaaattatttgatccaaataaaatgattttatcatACACTGATTCGGATTACTCGTTATCGGCTAGTGAAAATCACATTTATCACGTTTTTTATGGTAACCCCGACAGAACCATTCCGATGTTATTTCGTTTTCACGAAT acaATTACATTCTGACGACTCAAATGGAGGCTAAATTAACCAGTCCTCCTCTAACTGCTGATCATTTTCATGAAATCTGTGTTGATATGTTAGTTGGTCTGTGCACAGAttgtgaattaattataaatttaatcgatGGAAACGCTACAAAACAGGTAACTAAAACTTTTACAACTTCGCCCGATTATCAACATTTGGAGCACGGGTTGCCAATGTGGAATTATGCTAGATTCAATGCCTCCAATGCTGATCGATATTCGCCTCCAATTactttagaaataataacaaaatcaaaaaatggAAGTGATTCTATTCAAGTCGGTCATTGGGCTTTATCGCATTTTGAGAAATGTTTACCACAAG gCACGGTTAAAAGATTATCAATGACCAGCGTAAGCCGCAAACGTTATCGGGATCCAGTTTATAACAGAGATCCGTATTACTGGTGGCCAAATGTAACTtgccaaaaattttcttacaatCAACGAGAAGCAGGTGTTGTCAGCTCCATTTTAAGTGCTTTGGATTCACGCAATAATTTTActg ATAATGACTTTAATCTCTGCCCGGCATTGAAAATTGGACCATATTGCGCCACTTTTTGCAATCAATATTTTAGTGACAACTGTGAATTCGTATCGATGTGTAATCAACATGGTTGTTTTTGTACTCAAGGGCATACTGGTGACAGATGTGGAAATC CATGTGAACGCGGATGGTACGGTTTCGGATGCTTGAGAAGCTGCAGTAATTGTATGTTTAATAGCTGTGATTCGTATGATGGCAAATGTGAAGGTGAATGTATTCAAGTGCCAAATCGATTCTATATTCCCCCCTACTGCAACATCG TTATTGAATCTCCGCTAGCTCCATTCATCAACAGTTTAAATGAAACTAGTGTTGAATTATTCGTCCcagaaacaaataaatacgATAATGTTTTCTTGCtctatatttttgaaataaag TCATGGATGGGGGgaagtcaaattaaaatttcaatagaaaatgTTATTGATATCGATAACacaaaaacaaaagtttacagtgaagttttttcaaacttaacTGCAGGAACAGAATATTCTATGCAGACATTAGTAACTATACATTATGCGGAAACAAAATACAAACACATGGAAAGTGGATGGAAAAGTTTTACAACTTTATGTAACT gggacaaaaattttgaaattgaattttcagaAAGAAGTATAGTAGTTAACAGGATACTGGAAGag aaaatttatccGTGTCCTGATCAATGGTATTTAGTGAATCTTTCGATGATTTTTCCTAATTCAAATAAGTCTTTTCCAGTAGACACGAAAAATGTTGCACCGCGATTTCCAATgttgttttcaaatttaaaaccatCTACAAATTATAGCATTTGTATATAcagtaaagataaaaaattttattttcatcagaaTATTTCGACTTACGAAGCAg aACCATCAGAAGTTGGATTTTTACGGGCAGAGTCCATAAGCTCACGGCAAGCAGTTATCAAATGGTATCCACCATTCGATAAGAACGGAGTTTTACGCGGTTACAACTTGACAATACGA GTTTTACGCTATAAAAATTGTTGGTACAGACATATCGATACTCCGTTAAATTTGATGACTTCCAGGAGTTTTTATGCAAATCATACTGAAAGTTACAAAATAGAGTATGCAATGAGTGATTTAGTTCCATATGTTATGTACGAAGTTACAGTACGAGCATATAATTCGAAATTAGGTCTTGAGAGTAAAATAAACTTCACAACTGATGAATTAG aGATACCGACTGAAGTCTTCAGTAAcctaaaattcgaaaaaaatataatttcgtGGCAAAAACCAGCAGACTGTACGACGGTCACAGGAGCTATTCTTAGCGCGAGATTATTTTTGATTGGTTTGAGTGAAAACGTCAAGAACTTCAGCTATCAAGTGGATACTACAAGTTCTTTTAAGATCGATTTAACagatataaaagaaatttacgGCGATGAACAATATCGTGTTCGAATTCATGTACTACACTATCCCAAGCGAATCCATAATGAAACGGCTTATACTGAGATATCTTTCAAGACGGATCCTCGTC ccCCACCAAGAGTTGAAAAGATAGAGATTGTTGAAATCAATCAACAAGAACAAACGATGTTGTTACGATGGCAGAAACCACTACCACCAACGAATGGTGAAATTTCTTATTACACTGTTAGATTTTCTGGGAAGAATATTGAAACTGCTGACATTGCTCATGTATATCCTAATGAAACATGTCGATTGTGGTATGATTCGTTATGTACAATTATTGAACAACCATTCGGAGCTAGAGAATATATAGAAGTAAGAGCTTACAATAAAGGTGTAAATGAAGGTGGAGATGTTAATACTGTTGAATATCAACATCATGAAGGAG CACCAAGTGCACCTGAGATTATATCTATTGAAGAGATAGATAAAGGAGTAATTGATTTACGGTGGAAACATCCATCAAAAACAGGAGGACCAATGAAAAGTTTTGTAATCATTGTCAAGATAGTTTCATCGCGACTAGAAAAGCTGAAGAATAATCTCAATAAAACCTttcaagaaattaattttcctatTCCCGAGTACAAAATTGACTACAGTACCCATCTGAATCTATTAACTTCTACAGAGTTCATAATATCAATTCACGGGGTGACAAAGTTACAATCTGGTTCAAAATCAGACATAAATATCAAAACGAGTAGTAAGTTTGCTTTTGAATTCGAACCACGTATTGTTGCCAATAACGAACTTTCCACAATCAACGTTGCCATTCCACCAATTACTAACAACACAGTCGACAGTGTACTATATGTAGTCGTCAAAGGGGCTTCAAGATGTAGTCAAGCGACAATTTTAGATCCCACTGTTAGTAATGATTTTGGACTCGATTATCAAGAACCAGCCTGGCTTGCAGCGTCGTTTCTg gctcaaaaaaaagaaaatcgtATATTTACTGTTGGCGATGGTCAGATTTATAACAGTAATATAAATTGTCCACTTCATAAGGGTGTTTCGTACACTGTTATGCTTATAGTACGTGACAATGGAACAAATGCAAAGTCAATGTATACCATTATTTGGGAATCAGACATATTCAAATTCGAAGAAGCTATCAagtatttacatataatttgGATTATTCCGTTAACAATACTcttaattatcatcatcgGGGGAATCTGCTTCTTCATAAAGAAAAG aaaagcAAAATATTTGGCAACCAAGTCCGAACCTTTTAGCGTGCATCTCAATACCAAGAAATTAAACGAATATGTCGTACAAAAAGACGTATTATCTTCTGAAATGATGGACCACCAAGAATTAATTTCTCTAAGCTCTGTCAATTCTATTGAGgagataaatcaattatatgGATTTGAAGtaccaaatgaaaatatatttaattag